The following proteins are encoded in a genomic region of Phragmites australis chromosome 9, lpPhrAust1.1, whole genome shotgun sequence:
- the LOC133929596 gene encoding uncharacterized protein LOC133929596 produces the protein MDKFLRSNTGSSRTSDEWAIVAVEEQTNVNDDDQCPNPTEDNVDINEDDNNVSGHDNIFNSSATESASVDEQPVFTTDIYDPRNWDNLDNKARDILVEKGPIREENIVFPLDDNSRHFWYAHFSRKMSNGEVHDRKWLVYSKHVDRVFCFCCKIFNSRNCKSSLGRDGFRDWRHISERLKEHEVSVEHITNMTSWNELRARLRKSETIDKDLQQQITKEKERIRQVLLRIIAIVKFLGKRNLAFRGSNEQLYNDHNGLFNVLIDSIKSFGLNIDDIRGQGYDNGSNMKEKHKEVQRRLLDINRRALYMPCACHSLNLTLCDMAKSCAKAISFFGIVQWIYVLFSGSTKRWKVLLEHIPSLTVKSLCNTRWESRIKSVKPIRYQAPELRSALLSLREADDTDPKDKSDAKKLFEVLGSFEFILGMVIWHDILFAVNTVSKKLQSPSMCIESTLQQIEGIMNYFHSYRNEGFASSLIIAKDIASEMGVEASFPVKRRSIRKKQFDETDYNEANLQAERAFEVDYFFVMVDMAITSLKTRFEELQEFKSIFGFLMSSTILKSLDGIELKDRCTKFAETFSLKGSSDVELNDLIFELSVMQLTLPDRPMSAMEIFEFVRNADCYPNISVAYRILFTVPVTVASAERSFSKLKLLKNHLRSTMSHERLNGLATLCIEKKLLDEIDIDTIINDFASRNIRRNF, from the exons ATGGACAAATTCTTAAGGAGTAATACGGGCAGTTCACGAACCTCAGATGAGTGGGCGATAGTAGCTGTGGAGGAACAAACTAATGTGAATGATGATGACCAGTGCCCTAACCCTACGGAAGATAATGTTGACATCAACGAGGATGATAACAATGTAAGTGGTCATGACAACATATTTAATTCATCTGCTACAGAATCTGCTAGTGTTGATGAGCAGCCGGTTTTTACTACGGATATTTATGATCCAAGAAATTGGGATAATCTTGATAACAAAGCTAGGGACATATTAGTGGAGAAGGGgcctataagagaagaaaatattgtatttccTTTAGATGACAACTCAAGACATTTTTGGTATGCtcatttctctagaaaaatgaGCAATGGGGAGGTTCATGATAGAAAATGGTTAGTGTATTCGAAGCACGTTGATAGAGtattttgcttttgttgtaagATTTTCAATTCTAGAAATTGCAAGAGTTCATTGGGGCGTGATGGATTTAGAGATTGGAGGCATATTAGTGAGAGGCTAAAAGAACATGAAGTTAGTGTTGAGCATATTACCAACATGACCTCTTGGAATGAACTGAGAGCTAGATTGAGGAAAAGTGAAACAATTGACAAAGATTTACAACAGcaaatcacaaaggagaaagaacgTATAAGACAAGTTTTACTAAGAATAATTGCcattgtcaaatttcttggtaAACGTAATTTGGCTTTTAGAGGATCCAATGAGCAACTCTATAATGATCATAATG GGCTTTTcaatgtattgattgattctatcaAGTCTTTTGGTcttaatattgatgatattaGGGGTCAAGGTTATGATAATGGCTCTAACATGAAAGAAAAACACAAGGAGGTGCAAAGACGATTGCTTGATATTAATCGAAGAGCTTTGTATATGCCATGTGCTTGCCACAGTCTTAATCTTACTCTTTGTGACATGGCTAAATCATGTGCTAAAGCTATTTCATTTTTTGGAATTGTGCAATGGATATATGTATTGTTTTCTGGTTCTACCAAAAGATGGAAAGTTTTGCTCGAACATATTCCAAGTTTAACTGTGAAATCGTTGTGCAATACTCGTTGGGAGAGTCGAATCAAAAGTGTAAAACCAATTAGGTATCAAGCTCCTGAGCTAAGGTCAGCTTTGTTAAGTTTAAGGGAAGCTGATGATACTGATCCCAAGGATAAGAGtgatgcaaaaaaattatttgaagtGCTTGGCAGCTTTGAATTTATACTTGGTATGGTTATTTGGCATGACATTTTATTTGCTGTTAACACTGTGAGTAAGAAGTTGCAATCACCGTCCATGTGCATTGAGTCTACCTTACAGCAAATTGAAGGCATAATGAATTACTTTCACAGCTATAGAAATGAAGGATTTGCTTCTAGTCTGATCATAGCCAAAGATATTGCATCTGAAATGGGTGTAGAGGCATCATTTCCAGTAAAGCGTCGTTCTATTAGGAAGAAACAGTTTGATGAAACTGATTATAATGAAGCAAATTTGCAAGCTGAGAGGGCTTTTGAAGTTGATTACTTTTTTGTTATGGTTGATATGGCAATCACTTCATTGAAAACtagatttgaagaactccaagaattcaaaagtatatttgggTTTTTAATGAGTTCAACAATCTTGAAGTCATTGGATGGTATTGAACTAAAAGACCGTTGCACTAAATTTGCAGAAACTTTCTCTCTAAAGGGTTCAtctgatgttgagttaaatgatctaattTTTGAGTTAAGTGTTATGCAGTTGACTTTACCAGATAGACCAATGTCTGCCATGGAGatttttgagtttgtcagaaATGCAGATTGTTATCCTAATATTTCTGTTGCTTATCGGATCTTATTTACTGTACCAGTGACTGTGGCATCTgctgaaagaagcttttcaaagttgaaattattgaagaaccatTTGAGGTCTACAATGTCACATGAAAGATTAAATGGTCTGGCAACTTtatgcattgagaagaaattattggatgagattgatattgatacaaTCATCAATGACTTCGCATCTAGAAATATCCGAAGAAATTTTTAA